A part of Amycolatopsis camponoti genomic DNA contains:
- a CDS encoding glycosyltransferase: protein MFAGIAVALLSVMLVIAGLASSQVSNDAKAHDPVGTSSVPAAVVGGGAVVDATRSPVVSRAPAAKTVALTFDDGPDPTWTPQILSILRKHQVPATFFVVGSMASRHPELLRRIHDSGSEIGLHTFTHPDLVDVSPWRLDRELDETETVLAGSTGLTTNLFRPPYSSTVSAIDDLGYRTVQSAAARGYLSVFTDTDSDDWARPGVAAIVHNATPPSDAGSIVLMHDAGGDRSETVAALDLLIPRLQQQGYHFATVTAAAGMAPANQPATARDRVTGEILLGAIGVSLTVVAWLQWILLGVGVLVIVRLVLMLGYAGRHARQRRHPRWSWGPPVTDPVSVVVPAYNESANIEVALRSILASDHPVEVVVVDDGSTDGTADLVEALELPGVRVFRQPNQGKAAALNAGIAQARYDLVVMVDGDTVIEPTTVRRLVQPFARPGIGAVSGNVKIVNRDTFLTRLQHIEYVIGFSVDRRVHDLTGSICTIPGAAGAFRRAAIADAGGLSSLTLAEDTDLTIGIGRAGWRTAYVDDAVAWTEAPATLRQLWQQRFRWTYGTMQSVWRHRRAVVQRGTAGRLGRFGLLHVVAFQIVLPVTAPLIDVFFVYGLFFLDPGTTLVLWLSVMLLQSAGAAYAFHLDGERKSALWLIPMQQLVYRQLMYVVLIQSLGAAVSGILVRWQRMHRIGALRATVRAGVAPAAPAEPRVAPAAVPSPPGRRDRWLDSLRAVALVRVVLYHATGWGWLSLVFPSMGVMFALGGSLMVSSLRRTPAVDVVGHRIRRLLPPLWLFGLVAVGLMLAHGWARDTGDLALSWPRMVFWVFPILDPPGSLWGADFTVALWYLRAYLWFVLLSPLLLLAFRRRPVVTVLAPLVFVAVDAVLGSPLADSGPVGEGVLDFVTFGACWMLGFAHREGMLRRIHPAVLAGLFTAAVGLGAWWTAGHPLPDGTFDLNEIPLGQALISAAAILVFLRVSPKLAWLDRTPVLGRLVTVLNARAVTIYLWHNVAIDLSYPVDDRLGWSSQPVRLATSAVLTAVAVLAFGWVEDVAARRPPRLLPGARRKPVAPRSSRRASDGSRGVGLVSFSGDSGGNPGRSK from the coding sequence GTGTTCGCGGGCATCGCGGTGGCCTTGCTGTCGGTGATGCTCGTCATCGCGGGGCTGGCGAGCTCTCAGGTCAGCAACGACGCCAAGGCGCACGACCCGGTGGGCACCTCGTCGGTACCCGCCGCGGTGGTCGGCGGTGGCGCGGTGGTCGACGCGACCCGGTCTCCGGTCGTCTCGCGGGCGCCGGCCGCCAAGACCGTCGCACTGACTTTCGACGACGGGCCCGATCCGACCTGGACGCCCCAGATCCTCTCCATCCTGCGCAAGCACCAAGTGCCCGCGACGTTTTTCGTCGTCGGCTCGATGGCTTCGCGCCATCCGGAACTCCTCCGCAGGATCCACGACTCCGGTTCGGAGATCGGGCTGCACACCTTCACCCACCCCGACCTGGTGGACGTCTCCCCGTGGCGGCTGGACCGGGAGCTGGACGAGACGGAAACGGTGCTCGCCGGCAGCACCGGGCTGACCACCAACCTGTTCCGCCCGCCGTACTCTTCCACCGTCTCCGCGATCGACGACCTCGGCTACCGCACCGTGCAGTCGGCCGCGGCGCGCGGCTACCTCAGCGTTTTCACCGACACCGACAGCGACGACTGGGCGCGGCCGGGGGTCGCCGCGATCGTGCACAACGCCACGCCGCCCTCGGACGCGGGTTCGATCGTGCTGATGCACGACGCCGGCGGCGATCGGTCCGAGACGGTCGCGGCGCTGGACCTGCTGATCCCGCGGCTGCAACAGCAGGGCTACCACTTCGCCACCGTCACCGCCGCGGCCGGGATGGCCCCGGCCAACCAGCCCGCCACCGCCCGGGACCGGGTGACCGGGGAGATCCTGCTGGGCGCCATCGGCGTTTCCCTCACCGTGGTCGCCTGGCTGCAGTGGATCCTGCTGGGTGTCGGCGTGCTGGTGATCGTCCGCCTGGTGCTGATGCTCGGCTACGCGGGCAGGCACGCCCGGCAGCGCCGCCATCCGCGCTGGAGCTGGGGACCCCCGGTGACCGACCCGGTCTCAGTCGTCGTGCCCGCCTACAACGAGTCGGCCAACATCGAGGTGGCGCTGCGGTCCATCCTGGCCAGTGACCACCCGGTGGAGGTCGTGGTCGTCGACGACGGGTCCACCGACGGCACCGCCGACCTCGTCGAAGCTCTCGAGCTGCCCGGGGTACGGGTCTTCCGCCAGCCGAACCAGGGCAAGGCGGCCGCGCTGAACGCCGGGATCGCGCAGGCCCGGTACGACCTCGTCGTCATGGTCGACGGCGACACCGTGATCGAACCCACCACCGTCCGCCGCCTCGTACAGCCCTTCGCCCGGCCCGGGATCGGTGCGGTGTCCGGCAACGTGAAGATCGTCAACCGCGACACCTTCCTGACCAGGCTGCAGCACATCGAGTACGTCATCGGGTTCAGCGTGGACCGCCGCGTGCACGACCTGACCGGGTCGATCTGCACGATCCCGGGCGCCGCGGGCGCGTTCCGGCGTGCGGCGATCGCCGATGCCGGCGGCTTGAGCTCACTGACCCTGGCCGAGGACACCGACCTGACCATCGGGATCGGCCGCGCGGGCTGGCGCACGGCCTATGTGGACGACGCGGTCGCCTGGACCGAGGCCCCGGCGACCCTGCGGCAGCTGTGGCAGCAGCGGTTCCGCTGGACCTACGGCACGATGCAGTCGGTGTGGCGGCACCGCCGGGCGGTCGTCCAGCGGGGCACGGCGGGCCGCCTGGGCCGGTTCGGGCTCCTGCACGTCGTCGCGTTCCAGATCGTGCTGCCGGTGACCGCGCCGCTGATCGACGTGTTCTTCGTCTACGGCTTGTTCTTCCTCGATCCCGGGACGACGCTCGTGCTCTGGCTGTCGGTGATGCTGCTGCAGAGCGCGGGTGCGGCGTACGCTTTCCACCTCGACGGCGAGCGGAAGAGCGCGCTGTGGCTGATCCCGATGCAGCAGCTGGTATACCGCCAGCTGATGTACGTGGTCCTCATCCAGTCGCTGGGCGCGGCGGTGTCCGGGATTCTCGTGCGCTGGCAACGGATGCACCGCATCGGTGCGCTGCGGGCGACCGTGCGGGCCGGGGTGGCGCCCGCCGCGCCGGCCGAGCCTCGGGTCGCTCCGGCCGCCGTACCCTCGCCGCCGGGACGCCGTGACCGCTGGCTCGACAGCCTGCGCGCGGTCGCGCTGGTGCGGGTCGTGCTCTACCACGCCACGGGCTGGGGGTGGCTGAGCCTCGTCTTCCCGTCCATGGGCGTGATGTTCGCACTCGGCGGTTCTCTCATGGTGAGCTCACTGCGCCGCACCCCCGCGGTGGACGTCGTCGGCCACCGCATCCGCCGGCTGTTGCCCCCGCTGTGGCTCTTCGGCCTGGTCGCGGTCGGGCTGATGCTCGCGCACGGCTGGGCCCGCGACACCGGTGACCTGGCCCTGAGCTGGCCGCGGATGGTGTTCTGGGTGTTCCCGATCCTGGACCCGCCGGGCAGTCTCTGGGGTGCGGACTTCACGGTGGCGCTGTGGTACCTGCGCGCCTACCTGTGGTTCGTGCTGCTCAGCCCGCTGCTGCTGCTCGCGTTCCGCCGCCGGCCGGTCGTCACCGTGCTCGCCCCGCTGGTCTTCGTCGCGGTGGACGCTGTACTGGGCTCCCCGCTCGCCGATTCGGGGCCGGTCGGCGAGGGTGTGCTGGACTTCGTCACCTTCGGGGCGTGCTGGATGCTGGGCTTCGCCCACCGGGAAGGCATGCTGCGCCGGATCCACCCGGCCGTGCTGGCGGGACTGTTCACCGCCGCGGTCGGACTGGGCGCCTGGTGGACGGCGGGGCACCCGCTGCCGGACGGGACGTTCGACCTCAACGAGATCCCGCTCGGGCAAGCGCTGATCTCCGCCGCCGCGATCCTCGTGTTCCTGCGGGTGTCGCCCAAGCTCGCCTGGCTGGACCGGACGCCGGTGCTCGGCCGGCTGGTGACCGTGCTCAACGCGCGTGCGGTGACGATCTACCTGTGGCACAACGTCGCCATCGACCTGTCCTACCCCGTCGACGACCGGCTGGGCTGGTCGTCCCAGCCGGTTCGGCTGGCGACATCGGCCGTCCTCACGGCCGTGGCCGTGCTCGCCTTCGGCTGGGTCGAGGACGTGGCGGCCCGCCGTCCCCCGCGGCTCCTTCCCGGTGCGCGCCGGAAGCCGGTCGCTCCGCGGTCGTCCCGGCGGGCGTCTGACGGTTCCCGTGGTGTCGGTCTCGTCTCGTTTAGCGGGGATTCCGGAGGGAATCCCGGTCGGAGTAAGTGA
- a CDS encoding fatty acid desaturase family protein, with product MVVPPESAGVRAKPRDDFSELVRLVRGEGLLERRRGYYAVKTGLTLLALVGGCVAFAVLGDSWWQLVTAVFFAVVFAQIAFLGHDAGHNQIFRTGRANDRAGYAFGGLVGMSYGWWMGKHRRHHANPNHEGDDPDIDIPLLAFTRGQSAEKSGFVRWTSKHQAALFFPLLLLEGLSLHWAGVQAVWRGEVKARRLEAVLLIAHVGVYLGAVFVVLSPPVAVAFIAVHQGLWGVYLGCSFAPGHKGMPTFTDRTQLDFLRKQVLTSRNVRGGPWVDFTLGGLNYQIEHHLFPSMPRANLRRAQPLVRAFCADHGIDYAQCGLLKTYHYVLRHLHDVSAPLRAKSAPAR from the coding sequence ATGGTTGTACCTCCGGAGAGCGCCGGTGTTCGCGCGAAGCCGCGTGATGACTTCAGTGAACTTGTTCGCCTCGTGCGGGGTGAAGGCCTGCTCGAGCGTCGCCGCGGCTACTACGCGGTGAAAACCGGTCTCACGCTGCTCGCGTTGGTCGGCGGGTGCGTGGCATTCGCGGTGCTGGGCGATTCGTGGTGGCAGCTGGTCACCGCGGTGTTCTTCGCGGTGGTGTTCGCCCAGATCGCGTTCCTCGGCCACGACGCCGGGCACAACCAGATCTTCCGCACCGGGCGCGCCAACGATCGCGCCGGCTACGCCTTCGGCGGCCTCGTCGGGATGAGCTACGGCTGGTGGATGGGCAAGCATCGCCGCCACCACGCCAATCCCAACCACGAAGGCGACGATCCCGACATCGACATCCCGCTGCTCGCCTTCACCCGGGGGCAGTCGGCCGAGAAGAGCGGGTTCGTGCGCTGGACTTCGAAGCACCAGGCGGCCCTGTTCTTCCCGTTGCTGTTGCTGGAAGGGCTGAGCCTGCACTGGGCCGGCGTCCAAGCGGTGTGGCGCGGCGAGGTCAAAGCGCGTCGGCTCGAGGCGGTGCTGCTCATCGCCCACGTCGGTGTCTACCTCGGTGCGGTGTTCGTGGTGCTGTCGCCGCCGGTGGCGGTCGCGTTCATCGCGGTGCACCAGGGGCTGTGGGGCGTCTACCTGGGCTGCTCGTTCGCGCCGGGCCACAAGGGCATGCCCACCTTCACCGACAGGACGCAGCTGGACTTCCTGCGCAAGCAGGTGCTCACCAGCCGCAACGTCCGCGGCGGCCCGTGGGTCGACTTCACGCTCGGCGGGCTGAACTACCAGATCGAGCACCACCTGTTCCCGAGCATGCCGCGCGCCAACCTGCGCCGCGCGCAGCCCCTCGTGCGCGCGTTCTGCGCCGACCACGGGATCGACTACGCCCAATGCGGGCTGCTGAAGACCTACCACTACGTCCTGCGGCACCTGCACGACGTGAGCGCGCCACTCCGTGCGAAGAGCGCACCCGCCCGGTAG
- a CDS encoding hydrogenase maturation protein: MKILLLCSAFNGLSQRAWAGLRARGHRVTVRTVHDPQEMATAAVAVDPELIICPFLRRRVPEPVWRSYRTIIIHPGPPGDRGPSALDRAIMDAEHTWGVTALQATGDLDGGPVWGTRVFRMPADPPRKSTLYNTEVSDAAMSLIDEVVTKAEDTGFTPRGQDRRQPGVISRLRPLVRQADRSFSWDDPADRILRRIRAADGRPGVHTELAGVPVAVFDAHPGESSPGAPGTIAARCEGAVLVRTGDGALWIGHARRLAPEAPGTTVKLPAALALGDALEAPRIAGPPSLREISYRRFGEVGLVRFEFYNGAMSTAQCRRLATAVRHAATQDTAAVVLAGGEVFSNGLHLGVIDAHPNPAAEAWRNITAIDDLCREIIACTGQLVVSALAGDAGAGGVMLALGADKVIARDGTLFNPHYRKMGLYGSEYWTYVLPHRVGEAQADRLTTHCDPVTAAEAARIGLVDELAASDRAEFLATALDYATELVAGGRARALLDHKRATRTADEQRRPLETYRVRELAEMSRDIFDDRHGFAHARRTFLTGRPAGPTGSESSRLPGPRLPRLSGTFT, from the coding sequence GTGAAGATCCTGCTGCTGTGCTCCGCGTTCAACGGCCTCAGCCAGCGCGCTTGGGCCGGTCTGCGCGCTCGCGGTCACCGCGTGACGGTCCGGACGGTGCACGACCCGCAGGAGATGGCCACCGCGGCGGTGGCCGTCGACCCCGAGTTGATCATCTGCCCGTTCCTGCGCCGGCGGGTTCCGGAACCGGTCTGGCGGAGTTACCGCACGATCATCATCCATCCCGGCCCGCCGGGGGACCGCGGCCCGTCCGCGCTCGACCGGGCGATCATGGACGCCGAGCACACCTGGGGCGTGACCGCCCTGCAGGCGACCGGCGACCTCGACGGCGGGCCGGTCTGGGGCACGCGGGTGTTCCGGATGCCGGCTGATCCGCCGCGCAAGAGCACCCTCTACAACACCGAGGTGTCCGACGCCGCGATGAGCCTGATCGACGAGGTGGTGACCAAAGCCGAAGACACCGGGTTCACGCCGCGAGGCCAGGACCGCCGGCAGCCCGGCGTGATAAGCAGGCTCCGCCCCCTGGTCCGGCAGGCCGATCGGTCCTTCTCCTGGGACGACCCGGCCGACCGCATCCTGCGTCGCATCCGCGCCGCGGACGGCCGTCCCGGAGTGCACACGGAGCTGGCCGGCGTGCCGGTCGCGGTGTTCGACGCCCATCCCGGCGAGTCCTCGCCCGGTGCGCCCGGCACCATCGCGGCACGCTGTGAAGGTGCGGTGCTGGTCCGCACCGGCGACGGCGCGCTGTGGATCGGGCACGCGCGGCGGCTGGCTCCCGAGGCCCCGGGCACGACGGTCAAGCTCCCCGCCGCACTGGCTCTCGGTGACGCTCTCGAGGCGCCGCGGATCGCGGGCCCGCCGAGCCTCCGGGAGATCAGCTACCGGCGTTTCGGCGAGGTGGGGTTGGTGCGCTTCGAGTTCTACAACGGCGCGATGTCCACCGCGCAGTGCCGGCGGCTGGCCACGGCCGTGCGCCACGCGGCCACGCAAGACACCGCTGCCGTGGTCCTGGCCGGCGGTGAGGTGTTCTCCAACGGCTTGCACCTGGGTGTCATCGACGCCCATCCGAATCCCGCGGCGGAAGCCTGGCGGAACATCACCGCGATCGACGACCTCTGCCGGGAGATCATCGCCTGCACCGGCCAGCTCGTGGTGTCCGCGCTCGCCGGCGACGCGGGCGCGGGCGGGGTGATGCTGGCCCTCGGCGCGGACAAGGTGATCGCCCGGGACGGCACCCTCTTCAACCCGCACTACCGGAAGATGGGCCTGTACGGCTCGGAGTACTGGACCTACGTGCTGCCACACCGGGTCGGCGAAGCACAGGCGGACCGGCTGACCACGCACTGCGACCCGGTCACCGCCGCCGAGGCGGCCCGGATCGGGCTGGTCGACGAACTCGCCGCGAGCGACCGCGCGGAATTCCTCGCGACCGCGCTGGACTACGCCACCGAACTGGTCGCCGGCGGACGCGCGAGGGCGCTGCTCGACCACAAAAGAGCCACCCGGACAGCCGACGAGCAACGCCGGCCGCTGGAAACCTACCGGGTACGGGAACTCGCCGAGATGAGCCGCGACATCTTCGACGACCGCCACGGTTTCGCCCACGCCAGGCGCACTTTCCTCACCGGCAGGCCCGCCGGCCCGACCGGATCGGAATCATCCCGGCTGCCCGGCCCACGTCTCCCCCGGCTGAGCGGCACTTTCACGTGA
- a CDS encoding ice-binding family protein, with translation MKRVFRTTRPARTWRRGSAVMGLCATASTLVLGLAIGVPQAVAAEAPVGLGTAGSYSVLGGQAVTNTGPSTLAGDLGVSPGTAITGFPPGTAAGATHAGDAVSGQAQSDLVVAYDDAAGRAPTANVAGDLVGQTLVGGVYKSTGPLALSGTLTLDGQGTSGTVWIFQVASTLITASSSRVALINGAQACNVFWQVGSSATLGTNSDFVGTIMALTSITVTTGTTVAGRALARNGQVSLDDNTFTTPGCAPNPTTTPGTTGTTTPSPTTDTTTPPPTTDTTTPPPTTETTTPSTSDTGTTTPSPTTDTTTPAPTTDTTTPAPTTDTTTPPPTTDTTTPPPTTETTTPSTSDTGTTTPSSTTGTTTGSTTSTTSSTGSETIGSETRTTSPAAGLGATWTTTDRNGGSGTQDTVPGGTSNLAGTGASPLLRPLIALGVLLVVLGGLLLTIARRRRARP, from the coding sequence ATGAAACGCGTTTTCCGCACCACCCGGCCGGCGCGGACGTGGCGCCGGGGCAGTGCGGTCATGGGACTGTGCGCAACCGCGAGCACGCTGGTGCTGGGGTTGGCGATCGGGGTGCCTCAGGCCGTCGCCGCCGAAGCACCCGTCGGGCTCGGTACCGCGGGGTCCTATTCCGTGCTGGGTGGGCAGGCGGTGACCAACACCGGCCCCAGCACGCTGGCCGGGGACCTCGGCGTTTCCCCCGGGACAGCCATCACCGGCTTCCCGCCCGGCACGGCGGCCGGGGCCACGCACGCGGGGGATGCGGTGTCCGGTCAGGCCCAGTCCGACCTCGTCGTCGCCTACGACGACGCGGCCGGCCGCGCGCCGACCGCGAACGTAGCCGGCGACCTCGTCGGCCAGACCCTGGTCGGTGGTGTCTACAAGTCCACCGGCCCGCTCGCGCTCAGCGGAACCCTGACCCTGGACGGCCAGGGCACCTCCGGCACCGTCTGGATCTTCCAGGTCGCCTCGACCTTGATCACGGCTTCGTCGAGCAGGGTGGCGCTGATCAACGGTGCTCAGGCGTGCAACGTGTTCTGGCAGGTCGGCAGCTCGGCGACACTGGGCACGAACTCGGACTTCGTCGGCACGATCATGGCGCTGACCTCGATCACCGTGACGACCGGCACCACCGTCGCCGGGCGCGCGCTGGCCCGCAACGGCCAGGTCTCCCTCGACGACAACACTTTCACCACCCCCGGCTGCGCCCCGAACCCCACCACGACGCCGGGCACCACCGGCACCACCACACCATCCCCCACCACCGACACCACCACACCACCCCCGACTACCGACACCACCACGCCACCCCCCACCACCGAAACCACCACACCCTCCACTTCGGACACCGGCACGACCACGCCGTCTCCTACCACCGACACGACCACACCAGCCCCGACAACCGACACCACCACACCAGCTCCCACCACCGACACCACCACGCCACCGCCGACAACCGACACCACCACACCACCCCCCACCACCGAAACCACCACACCCTCCACTTCGGACACCGGCACGACCACGCCGTCTTCCACCACCGGCACCACCACGGGATCGACCACGAGCACCACGTCCTCCACCGGCAGTGAGACCATCGGCAGCGAGACGAGGACCACTTCACCCGCGGCAGGCCTCGGCGCGACCTGGACCACCACCGACCGCAACGGTGGTAGCGGGACTCAAGACACCGTGCCCGGTGGTACGTCCAACCTCGCCGGCACCGGAGCCAGCCCCTTGCTCCGGCCGCTGATCGCGCTCGGAGTGCTGCTCGTCGTCCTCGGCGGATTGCTGCTCACGATCGCCCGTCGCCGCAGGGCGAGGCCGTAG
- a CDS encoding glycoside hydrolase family 130 protein, giving the protein MTGESAGLVTRHPAGFRPDPTRVVTKLFVPGEEAPETRSRAGALIARVLALPEGSIDSTVDRVLAGFAGRHRDLLAVLEHNASIMSHRLVDPRSLDARRRLLLGAYFTHEYAVEAAALCNPSLVAHPRQDGLSPGQVRVVLSLRGIGEGHISSIGFATGVLGPGTRAEWRSRTGPVSTGERQPDSWSRSWLRAAVDHDDCDNEITATVTATLPDPFGQYDLDHALAALDPRLLERAGAAGTTQRIRELATSGYTVSFPGDTDLAQRLLWPVGASESHGMEDARFVRFTDDNGVAGYRATYTAYNGATVSPRLLESADLTSFSAFALTGPAARNKGMALFPRPVGGRHLALCRGDGETMSLATSSDGRSWSGEVPLHGPTAAWELLQVGNCGSPLETPAGWLVLTHGVGPMRTYAIGALLLDLADPARIVGALPEPLLVPGEDERDGYVPNVVYSCGGLIHDGTLWLPYGSSDTRVALATVPVDALLARLEEAGP; this is encoded by the coding sequence GTGACCGGCGAAAGCGCGGGACTGGTGACCCGGCACCCGGCCGGGTTCCGGCCCGACCCCACGCGGGTCGTGACGAAGCTGTTCGTGCCCGGCGAGGAGGCACCGGAGACCCGGTCGCGGGCGGGTGCGCTGATCGCGCGCGTCCTCGCCCTGCCGGAAGGGTCGATCGATTCCACAGTGGACCGGGTCCTGGCCGGTTTCGCCGGCCGCCACCGGGATCTGCTCGCGGTCCTCGAGCACAACGCGTCGATCATGAGCCACCGGCTCGTCGATCCCCGCTCTCTCGACGCTCGGCGCCGGCTGCTCCTCGGCGCGTACTTCACGCACGAGTACGCGGTCGAGGCGGCCGCGCTGTGCAACCCGTCCCTGGTGGCGCACCCCCGGCAGGACGGGCTGTCGCCCGGTCAGGTGCGAGTGGTGCTCAGCCTGCGCGGGATCGGCGAAGGGCACATCTCCTCGATCGGGTTCGCCACCGGCGTTCTGGGGCCCGGGACCCGCGCGGAGTGGCGTTCCCGGACCGGGCCGGTAAGCACGGGCGAGCGCCAACCGGATTCCTGGAGCCGCTCGTGGCTACGCGCCGCCGTGGACCACGACGACTGCGACAACGAGATCACCGCCACCGTGACCGCGACCCTCCCCGATCCCTTCGGCCAGTACGACCTCGACCACGCGCTCGCCGCACTCGATCCGCGCCTGCTCGAACGCGCCGGGGCGGCCGGCACGACCCAGCGCATCCGCGAACTCGCCACCTCCGGCTACACGGTGAGCTTTCCCGGCGACACCGATCTCGCGCAACGGCTGCTGTGGCCGGTCGGCGCGTCCGAAAGCCACGGCATGGAGGACGCTCGCTTCGTCCGCTTCACCGACGACAACGGCGTGGCCGGTTACCGGGCCACCTACACCGCGTACAACGGCGCCACCGTGTCCCCCCGGCTGCTGGAAAGCGCCGACCTGACGTCGTTCAGCGCGTTCGCCCTCACCGGACCGGCGGCCCGCAACAAGGGAATGGCGCTGTTCCCCCGGCCCGTCGGCGGCCGGCACCTCGCGTTGTGCCGCGGGGACGGGGAAACGATGAGCCTGGCGACCTCGTCCGACGGCCGTTCCTGGTCCGGCGAGGTGCCGCTGCACGGCCCGACGGCGGCCTGGGAACTGCTGCAGGTCGGCAACTGCGGCTCGCCCCTGGAAACGCCGGCGGGCTGGCTGGTGCTCACCCACGGCGTCGGCCCGATGCGGACCTACGCCATCGGCGCTCTCCTGCTCGACCTCGCCGACCCGGCCCGGATCGTGGGCGCGCTGCCCGAACCGCTGCTGGTGCCGGGCGAGGACGAGCGTGACGGCTACGTTCCCAACGTCGTCTACTCCTGCGGCGGGCTGATCCACGACGGCACGCTTTGGCTGCCCTACGGCAGCAGCGACACCCGGGTCGCCCTGGCCACCGTACCGGTGGACGCCCTCCTCGCCCGGCTCGAAGAAGCGGGCCCGTGA
- a CDS encoding glycosyltransferase, whose product MLDDRHLLRMSDDVGLFEHACGAIPRREHGYCLDDAARGLVVLSREQDLTPQLSRVQETLFAFTAHAHEHGRFRNRLGYDRRWQDAPGLGDWWGRALWGLGSTAAHAGRAWLRAEARLLFDAGARRRSPDLRAMVFAALGAAEVLTRFPADEPARALLGAAVTTIGPVPPGRDWPWPEPRLAYANAAVAEVLVAAGALLPDPDALADGLRALDWLADRQTREDRLSVVPTGGWAPSQSPPGFDQQPIEVAALAAACARAHAVTGDARWTSTVELARAWFLGTNDAGVPLLDQDTGGCGDGLRADGVNRNQGAESTLAMLATFQVSRRIGTGALTGAGAA is encoded by the coding sequence ATGCTGGACGACCGTCACCTGCTGCGCATGTCCGACGACGTCGGCCTCTTCGAGCACGCGTGCGGGGCGATCCCGCGACGCGAGCACGGGTACTGCCTCGACGACGCCGCTCGCGGCCTGGTGGTGCTGAGCCGCGAGCAGGACCTGACCCCCCAGCTGTCGCGGGTGCAGGAAACGCTCTTCGCCTTCACCGCGCACGCGCACGAACACGGCCGCTTCCGCAACCGGCTCGGCTACGACCGCCGCTGGCAGGACGCCCCCGGTCTCGGTGACTGGTGGGGCCGCGCGCTCTGGGGCCTCGGCAGCACGGCGGCACACGCCGGACGCGCGTGGCTGCGCGCCGAAGCCCGCCTGCTGTTCGACGCGGGAGCCCGCCGCCGGTCTCCGGACCTGCGCGCGATGGTGTTCGCCGCGCTGGGCGCCGCCGAGGTGCTCACCCGGTTCCCGGCCGACGAGCCGGCGCGGGCGCTGCTCGGTGCCGCCGTCACGACGATCGGACCGGTTCCGCCCGGCCGGGACTGGCCGTGGCCCGAGCCCCGGCTGGCATACGCCAACGCCGCGGTCGCCGAAGTCCTGGTCGCCGCCGGCGCACTGCTGCCCGACCCGGACGCACTCGCCGACGGCCTGCGCGCCCTGGACTGGCTGGCGGACCGGCAGACCCGGGAGGACCGGTTGTCGGTGGTGCCCACCGGTGGCTGGGCACCGAGCCAGTCGCCGCCCGGGTTCGACCAGCAGCCGATCGAGGTGGCCGCGCTCGCGGCGGCCTGCGCCCGGGCCCACGCGGTCACCGGCGACGCCCGCTGGACGTCCACTGTGGAGCTGGCCCGCGCCTGGTTCCTGGGCACCAACGACGCCGGTGTGCCGTTGCTGGACCAGGACACCGGTGGCTGCGGCGACGGGCTCCGCGCCGACGGCGTCAACCGCAACCAGGGTGCGGAATCGACGCTGGCGATGCTCGCGACGTTCCAGGTTTCCCGCCGCATCGGCACCGGCGCGCTGACCGGCGCCGGTGCGGCGTGA
- a CDS encoding glycosyltransferase — translation MITFGLLSTYPPTLCGLASFTASLRAALPPGSAGGVVRAVESAAPTGGPEVVGDLVAGSPASCRAAATLLDRDDVAIVQHEYGIYGGPDGEDVLRVLELLRVPAIVVLHTVLSAPTPHQRVVLDRVLATAAAVVVMSETARARLVAGYDVPAGRLVVIPHGAPDNGGPAAMPHHSQHRQILTWGLLGPGKGIEWGIEAMALLPAQWPEPRYLVAGRTHPKVQAQQGESYRRSLQLRTERLGVRDRVRFDARYLAAASLRRLVAHAEVVLLPYDSRDQVTSGVLIEAVTSRTPVVATRFPHAVELLSGGAGLLVDHRDPAAIAHALQEILTDRAAAGRMAAAAGIAAGSLGWASVAAQYGRLGAELVAARPRVVA, via the coding sequence GTGATCACGTTCGGTCTCCTGAGTACTTACCCGCCCACGCTCTGCGGCCTCGCGTCGTTCACGGCCTCGCTGCGCGCCGCGTTGCCGCCGGGCTCCGCGGGCGGGGTGGTCCGCGCGGTCGAGTCCGCGGCTCCCACGGGCGGCCCGGAGGTGGTCGGCGACCTGGTCGCCGGCTCGCCGGCGAGCTGCCGCGCGGCGGCGACCCTGCTCGACCGGGACGACGTCGCGATCGTCCAGCACGAATACGGCATTTACGGCGGCCCGGACGGCGAAGACGTCCTGCGCGTCCTGGAATTGCTGCGCGTGCCCGCGATCGTCGTGCTGCACACCGTCCTCAGCGCCCCGACACCGCACCAGCGCGTGGTCCTCGACCGCGTGCTCGCCACCGCGGCCGCGGTCGTGGTGATGAGCGAGACCGCGCGGGCCCGGCTCGTCGCCGGCTACGACGTCCCCGCCGGCCGGCTCGTCGTGATCCCGCACGGTGCCCCCGACAACGGCGGTCCGGCGGCGATGCCGCACCACAGCCAGCACCGCCAGATCCTGACGTGGGGCCTGCTCGGGCCCGGCAAGGGCATCGAATGGGGCATCGAGGCGATGGCCCTGCTCCCCGCCCAGTGGCCGGAGCCGCGCTACCTGGTGGCCGGCCGCACGCATCCGAAGGTGCAGGCGCAGCAAGGGGAAAGCTACCGCCGGTCGCTGCAGCTGCGGACCGAGCGGCTCGGCGTGCGGGACCGGGTCCGGTTCGACGCCCGCTACCTCGCCGCCGCGTCGCTGCGGCGCCTGGTGGCCCACGCGGAGGTGGTCCTCCTGCCCTACGACTCCCGCGACCAGGTCACCTCCGGGGTGCTCATCGAAGCCGTCACCTCGCGGACACCGGTCGTGGCGACCCGCTTCCCGCACGCCGTCGAGCTGCTCTCCGGGGGTGCGGGCCTGCTCGTGGACCACCGGGATCCGGCGGCCATCGCGCACGCGCTCCAGGAGATTCTCACCGACCGGGCCGCGGCGGGCCGGATGGCCGCGGCCGCCGGGATCGCCGCCGGCAGCCTCGGCTGGGCGTCGGTGGCCGCGCAGTACGGCCGGCTCGGCGCCGAGCTCGTCGCCGCCCGGCCCCGGGTCGTGGCGTGA